The DNA sequence TGCCATCGGCACGTTTTTATCGGCATTGTCAGCCCATTCCAGGTCGAGTGAATTGCTGCTGCCATTAATTTTATTTCCGATTGTAACTCCCCTAATTATTGGGGCTGTGGAAACCACTGGAATCCTGTTAAGCGGGGAAAACGTAGCCTCCAGTTATTCCTGGCTGCGGTTGATCCTTGTCTTTGATGTGATATTTTTTGTGATTCCAATGCTTCTCTTTGATTATTTACTGGAGGTGTGACGTTCATGGAGAGATATGCTTTTAAATGGGAAAAACTCACCCTTCCCATCTTGTTTGTGGGTATGATCATCGCCCTTTATTTAGTATTTCCCTGGGTTCCGCCAGATAAGATGCTCGGGGTCGTGCAAAAAATCTTTTATTTCCATGTTGCATCTGCATGGAATGCCTTCCTGGCCTTTTTTGTTGTATTTATTACCAGTATTTTTTATTTGAAAACCAGAAACAGAAAATATGATGTCATTGCTAGTGTATCAGCGGAAATTGGGGTATTGTTTACCACGATTGTTTTAATCACCGGACCCATATGGGGCAGATCCTCATGGAATGCCTGGTGGTCGTGGGAACCTCGATTAACGACCACTTTGATTTTATGGTTTATTTACCTTGCTTATCTGATGGTAAGGGAAATGGATGGTGACTGGGAGAAAAAGGCGAGATTATCTGCCGTTTTTGGTATCGTTGGTTTCATTGATGTTCCCATCGTTTACATGTCCATTCGATGGTGGCGAACCAAATTGCATCCAGTTGTTTTTGGCGAGGGAGTGGATCAGACAGGTGGAGGAATTGAACCCTCCATGATGGTCACCTTGCTGACCAGTGTGGTGCTGTTTACGATTCTTTATATCGTCTTGCTAAATCGCGGAATAGCTTTGCAGCATATGAAGATCAAATTAGAACAGTTGAAAGAACAAGTAAGAGAATATGTTCTTTAAGGAGGGGACTTTAATGGGTTATTTATTTGCAGCTTATACGATTATTTTTCTGCTTCTTTTTGCTTATCTGATGGTAATGGGAAAAAGACAGAAAAAGCTTGCAGAAGAAATGGCTTTGTTGCAGGAAATTTATGAGGAACAGGGACGGAAGGGAGAGAAAAAGAATGGGGGAACAACCCAGATTGGATGACACTTCCATTAAGAAAGAAGAATTTATGCAATTGGCCAAACGGAGGAGAAAAAATAATTTTATTGTGATTCTATTAACTGTTCTTATTGCCGTTGTGGGGATCACATGGTTTATTACAGCCAACGCCAACAATATTCCCAGAACAAGATATGTGGCTGGAAACTTTAATATCGGTCAGGCTGTAAAATATGACTCAGTGATACCCATGACTGCCATTGAACATCAAATGACGGATCAATATGTGACCATCAAGTTGGATGAGGTAAAGAACAGGCGGTTGATTTTTACAGAATACACT is a window from the Microaerobacter geothermalis genome containing:
- a CDS encoding cytochrome c biogenesis protein, with amino-acid sequence MERYAFKWEKLTLPILFVGMIIALYLVFPWVPPDKMLGVVQKIFYFHVASAWNAFLAFFVVFITSIFYLKTRNRKYDVIASVSAEIGVLFTTIVLITGPIWGRSSWNAWWSWEPRLTTTLILWFIYLAYLMVREMDGDWEKKARLSAVFGIVGFIDVPIVYMSIRWWRTKLHPVVFGEGVDQTGGGIEPSMMVTLLTSVVLFTILYIVLLNRGIALQHMKIKLEQLKEQVREYVL
- a CDS encoding CcmD family protein gives rise to the protein MGYLFAAYTIIFLLLFAYLMVMGKRQKKLAEEMALLQEIYEEQGRKGEKKNGGTTQIG
- a CDS encoding Fe-S-containing protein; amino-acid sequence: MGEQPRLDDTSIKKEEFMQLAKRRRKNNFIVILLTVLIAVVGITWFITANANNIPRTRYVAGNFNIGQAVKYDSVIPMTAIEHQMTDQYVTIKLDEVKNRRLIFTEYTNGDFRLPLMSYISPAGRVVVTVSYCEPCRSETFRIDGTTDDKVLICETCGSVWRLNDLKGVWGGCVNYPPEEIPYTVENDIIQVEKTVIENWKPREVVNVTGM